The proteins below are encoded in one region of Myxocyprinus asiaticus isolate MX2 ecotype Aquarium Trade chromosome 13, UBuf_Myxa_2, whole genome shotgun sequence:
- the LOC127450897 gene encoding prohibitin 1-like: MAKLFESIGKLGLALAIGGGVVNSALFNVDAGHRAVIFDRFRGVQDVVVGEGTHFLIPWVQKPFIFDCRSRPRNVPVITGSKDLQNVNITLRILFRPVATQLPRIFTSIGEDYDERVLPSITTEVLKAVVARFDAGELITQRELVSRQVSEDLVERASTFGLILDDVSLTHLTFGKEFTEAVEMKQVAQQEAERARFVVEKAEQQKQATIISAEGDSQAALLIADSLAVAGDGLVELRKLEAAEDIAFQLSRSRNVTYLPSGQGTLLQLPQ; the protein is encoded by the exons ATGGCGAAACTCTTTGAGTCAATTGGAAAATTGGGATTGGCCTTGGCCATTGGAGGAGGTGTAGTTAACTCTGCTCTATTTAACG TTGATGCAGGTCACAGGGCTGTCATCTTCGACCGCTTCCGAGGTGTCCAAGATGTAGTTGTTGGCGAGGGCACACACTTCCTTATTCCCTGGGTGCAGAAACCATTTATTTTTGACTGCAGGTCCCGTCCACGCAACGTGCCTGTCATCACTGGTAGCAAAG ATTTACAGAATGTGAACATCACCCTGAGAATCCTGTTCCGGCCAGTTGCTACACAGCTGCCAAGGATTTTCACCAGCATTGGAGAGGACTATGATGAGAGAGTGCTGCCCTCCATCACCACTGAGGTGTTGAAAGCTGTAGTG GCCCGTTTTGATGCAGGCGAGCTCATTACTCAAAGAGAGCTGGTGTCTAGGCAGGTCAGTGAGGATCTGGTGGAAAGAGCGTCCACCTTTGGCCTTATTCTGGATGACGTCTCCCTG ACACATCTGACATTTGGCAAGGAGTTCACAGAGGCTGTTGAGATGAAGCAGGTTGCACAGCAGGAGGCTGAGAGAGCCAGATTTGTCGTAGAGAAG gCCGAGCAACAGAAGCAGGCAACCATTATTTCAGCGGAAGGAGACTCCCAGGCTGCTCTGTTGATCGCTGATTCTCTGGCAGTGGCTGGTGATGGCCTGGTGGAGCTGAGAAAGTTGGAGGCAGCTGAGGACATCGCCTTCCAGCTCAGCCGCTCTCGCAACGTCACTTACCTCCCGTCTGGACAGGGCACACTCCTGCAGTTACCACAGTGA